The sequence AGATCGATTATTAATAGAAACAGATTGTCCATTTTTAGCACCTCATCCTAATCGAGGGAAACGTAACGAGCCAGCCTATGTCAAATTAGTAGCAGAAAAGATTGCAGAACTACGAGAGACGAGTGTGGAAGAAATTAGTAAAATAACTACGGAAAATGCCAAAAAATTCTTCGGAATAAAAAATTGATCAACGCCTTGTGACACAATGAGTCAGACGGTTGTTACGATATTGTAAAGTAAATGAAATATAATACGAACCTAAGCAGATTAACCCTTTGAAATCAATGGGTTTTCTGCTTTTTTTTTAGAAGTTGTCTATTTGACACCTTAAATGGTTCTTTATATAATACAACGGCGAGTAAAAGGAGGGGAAGTTCATGAAGCGTCTTCTTAATCTGAAAGGCATTTTGCATAACAAAGACTTTAAATACGCTATCTCTTTATTTGTTATTATCGGATTTATCTGTTTTTCATTCTATGAATTATCTAAGGCAGAAGTTACCGTTGTGCAGAATGATGAAGAAACAACAGTGCATACACATGCCAAAACTGTTGGAGATGTATTTGATGAGCTTGCAATTGATGTTGGGGAGCATGATAAGCTTTCACATGAACAAAGTGAGCTTGTTGATTCCGGGATGAAAATAGAGCATACAATTGCAAAACAAGTAGTCGTTAACGTCGATGGAGAACAACAATCCTATTACACAATTGCGGATACTGTCGAAGCGTTTTTGGCAGAACAAAACATTGATCTCAGTAAAAATGATCATATCAAACAATCAATGGATACCAACATAGAAGAAAATCTTGAAATATACATTGAAAAAGCATTCCAAATCACGATCAACGATGGCGGTGAAGAAAAGCAGGTGTGGTCGACAGGTGGAACAGTAAAAAAACTGCTAGCCAGTGAAGATATTCAAATTGGAGAGCTCGATCGTGTTGAACCAAAACAATCTGCATCCATTAGTGAGGGAACAGCTGTCAATATTACACGAGTCGAAAAAGTAACAGATGTTGTAGAAGAAGAAGTTGACTACAAAGTGGTAAAACGTAGCGATGACTCGATAGAAAAAGGCAAAGAAGAGGTTGTTTCAGAGGGAGAAACAGGTGTCGTTGAAAAACAATACGAAGTTGTATTGGAAAATGGCGAAGAGGTTTCCCGAGAACTTATGAAGGAAAATGTGAAGAAAGAAAGCCAGGAACGTATCGTAGCAATCGGTACCAAGGTGTCAGAGCCTGCAAGTACACCTGCAAGTACAACTACAGCCTCAGCAGATACGAATTCGAATGCTACGCAAAGTGAAACGGTATCGAGGGGTACAGAAGAAGAAACGAGTAAAACGTTGTACATGAAAGCAACAGCATATAACTGGGACTGTGCCACATGTGATGGTAGAGGTCTTACGTCAACAGGTTATAATTTAAAAGCAAATCCAAATGGTGTTGTAGCGGTTGATCCCAGTATAATACCGTTAGGAACGAAAGTTTGGGTAGAAGGTTATGGTTATGCTATTGCCAGAGATACTGGCGGGAACATTAAAGGAAATAAAATCGATCTTCACATGTCCAGTAAACAAAAAGCAGCTAGTTATGGTTCCAGAACGGTAAAAGTAAAAATTATTGATTAATATCCAAGGCTTACCTTTTTCAGGAAAGGTAAGCTTTTTTTGTAAGTCAAGAAAGTATAAATTTTGGGCTATATGATGTTCGCTGACAGAAACGGCCACGTCCGGCTCCAGCGCCCAGAGACTAGGCGACTTCGCGAAATCGCCCTACGATAAGTCATCATCGATTCGCAAGCTCACCGTGATTCCTTTATCTCAGTTGATTCGCTCCACTCGCTACGTCTCTAAACGGGCGCTTGCGCCTTTGTTCATCTGACAAGAAAGCATAAAAGTGCAGTCACAGCAGTAATTAGATTGAATAGGAAGTTGAGTTCCTATAATAAGGATTATGTTAACACAAAGGCTGTATTGCTGAATGGCCATTTTGATATCGTTTATCTGCTTAGCAAAGCTCCGGAAATAGGCTCCGCGTCCTGTGGGCACCGCTTCAGCTAGGCTACTACTTGAAATAACATCTGTGCTGCCTTGTGCTGAGGAAGCCCACTTCGAAGCGCTACTTGCAGACACAGGCACAGACCAAGTGGATCTTCAGCTCGCGCTGAGGCATGAGGAGTCTCCGCCTATTTCCTACGCTAATGGGAAGTAAAACAACGATTGGGACAGCTAGAAACAGTGGTTCTAGGCATTATGTTATTTAGTCTATTGTTTTTATATATACAGTGTTCAATATGCTAGCTCTTACAAAAGTTGTAGAGCCCATATCCTAGCGTAGGCCAACCACGGAGACTCCCGCGGGATTATGCAGGCGCTGAAGATCCACTTTGTGAAGCGATCTTTCTTCACAAAGTTAGCTTCAGCCGTGCCCCGCAGGACGCGGAGTGGTTGGACGGAGCGGTATCATACCACACATAATTTTTCAAAATGACCACTAAGCTTCTAGTTTACATAATCCATATGATGGGTAGTTGATCTTAGTTGACTGTCCACTTGCTATATTTCTAGATGGGCGCTTGTGCTTTTGTTATGGTACACTAGAGAAGTTAATGACTGAAGAAAGACAGCAAGAATGGAGGCGCCTTAGTTGAAGGTGAAAGAAATAATTGTCGTAGAAGGTAAGGATGATACGGCTAAACTTAAACAAGCAATGGATGTGGATACCATTGAAACCAATGGTTCAGCCATCAATAAAGATATATTAGCGCAAATTGCACATGCTAAAGATAAACGAGGGGTAATTGTATTTACCGATCCAGATTATCCCGGTCAACGTATTCGCCAAATCATTGATCAGGAGGTTCCAGGCTGCAAACATGCTTTTTTGTCGAGGGAAGAAGCCGTTGCATCTGGCAAGCAGCGAAAAAGTCTAGGCATCGAGCACGCATCAAAAGAAGTACTTCGCCACGCTTTAAGTCAGGTATATGAATTAAGTGATAATCGTGTCTCAGATATTACTCGTGCAGATTTATTACGATATGGCTTAATCGGTGGGAAAGGTGCTAAAGAGAAACGACAGCGACTTGGTCAACAGTTAAGGATTGGACATATAAATGGTAAACAGCTATTAAGACGATTAGAGATGTTTCAAATAAATAAAGCCGAATTTGAAGCAGTAATGGAGCAAATCATTCAGGAGGAACGTTCATGAGTGAACAGAAAGCAATCGCTACACCAAAGCGAACGAAGGAAATATTAGAGAAATATGGGTTTTCATTTAAGAAGAGCTTAGGGCAGAATTTTCTCATTGATGTTAATATTTTGCGAAATATTATTCATCATGCAGGCATTTCAAAAGAGAT is a genomic window of Gracilibacillus salinarum containing:
- a CDS encoding G5 and 3D domain-containing protein, which encodes MKRLLNLKGILHNKDFKYAISLFVIIGFICFSFYELSKAEVTVVQNDEETTVHTHAKTVGDVFDELAIDVGEHDKLSHEQSELVDSGMKIEHTIAKQVVVNVDGEQQSYYTIADTVEAFLAEQNIDLSKNDHIKQSMDTNIEENLEIYIEKAFQITINDGGEEKQVWSTGGTVKKLLASEDIQIGELDRVEPKQSASISEGTAVNITRVEKVTDVVEEEVDYKVVKRSDDSIEKGKEEVVSEGETGVVEKQYEVVLENGEEVSRELMKENVKKESQERIVAIGTKVSEPASTPASTTTASADTNSNATQSETVSRGTEEETSKTLYMKATAYNWDCATCDGRGLTSTGYNLKANPNGVVAVDPSIIPLGTKVWVEGYGYAIARDTGGNIKGNKIDLHMSSKQKAASYGSRTVKVKIID
- the rnmV gene encoding ribonuclease M5 codes for the protein MKVKEIIVVEGKDDTAKLKQAMDVDTIETNGSAINKDILAQIAHAKDKRGVIVFTDPDYPGQRIRQIIDQEVPGCKHAFLSREEAVASGKQRKSLGIEHASKEVLRHALSQVYELSDNRVSDITRADLLRYGLIGGKGAKEKRQRLGQQLRIGHINGKQLLRRLEMFQINKAEFEAVMEQIIQEERS